The Candidatus Rubidus massiliensis DNA segment ATAGACTTCACGAACCGTTACCCGACCTAATTCTCGAACGATCTTGAGGATAGATAATTCAAGCTCTCCAAAACCTAGTCTTTCCACGGGATTCACCTTGTTTTTACTTTTGCTTCATCAATTTACTACAAGAGTAGTATTTTGTCAAAGCCTATAAATTTATCGAGGAAATGCTGGGACGCACGAGGTATTGGGGTAGAGGATTTTAGTAGTTCTATTTCTTATTAGGGAGATAGAAAAGTCTAAGTCCCTGTCAGAACCAATAACTCCTCTCTTACTCTAGATGAATCCTCTCCAGGCCGAAGAAGCCGAATATCTAGGAAAGACTGAAGCTCATAGAGTTTTTTCATTCCTTCGATGAATTGGTTCGAGAACGCTCCGGTGCTGGGCAATTCACCGGAAGCATTTTCAGAAATGAAACTGTTTTCCGGTTTTTTCTTTTTGTAAAGCTTTATAAAAAATATGAACTAACGCCAGTGTCCATAGCTACCTTCTCGAAAGCAATTTCATGCGAAACTAACCTTCAATGATCGCTTGATTTTTTCTTGGGCTCCCAAGTTAACCGCATTCAACGAAAATGAGTCGCTCTCATAGAAACTATTGATGAACAATAGCTTCTATTCCGAGCTCTTATTTTTTGTGTAATGTCCCCCCATAGTTCCCTTGCGGGTCACTATGGGCTATAAACAAACGCTCTAACGAGCTAGCAATAAATGCTTTATGTTTATTTATAAACTTTGTTTTTTATGGTTATTAGGAGAATGGCCTCATTGAAATCGTTTTAGAAAGTAAAATCTAGATAATACCTTTTTAGGTTTGATTAAAACATTAAGATACAATCTTAGATCAAAAGCTCGTTAGAGCGCCTGTTTAAAGCCCAATGCCGTCAAAATAAAATATATAGTATGTATTTCATAAGGCTCGCCGCATGTTCATGGGGTATTTCCGGTTGGTTTTTTTAATTCTAATATATTTCCTTCCTGGCCTTATTGAAACTATATTTTTCTTCATATCTTGCTTCAAACGTTTGCAAAAAACCTCAAGATTGCTCTCTGGAGTCAACAAAACCTTGACAATTTCGTCTTTTAAAATCCCAATGGCAATATTCTGATTAATTTTATAGTCATGCTTTAACATCTTTTTAGAGAAGATTTCTTCCATTTCTTCTTGAGCTTCATTTGTAAGTAAGGCTCTAACATTGGCTGTAAATATAGTTGCATGAAAATCTTGCTCTATTGCTTGAGTTGATTCCCCACTAAAATTTTCCATCTCAATACGTACTTTATGAAATTTATAGTTTTCTTCCACTCCCCACCTTGAATGATATAATTTTATAAACATTGCATATTCAAACTTGTCTTTGTCTAGTAATGAAGTTATTAGAAATTCTTGCTCACCTGTAGGAAGATCAATAATAAGAACGCGCATTTGCTGAATGGAATTTAAACACACCCCGGGCAATCTTTTTTTAAAGTCCTCTCTTTTTTTTCCTTTGAGTCTTTTTGGAGAAATTTCAATAATTGTATCTCTCTTTTGGTTCTTTATTAACTTTCTAACCTCGGAAAGCCATGTCCCAGTACATCTTATTAAATAATTTTTTCTTTGTTGGGCCAAAAGAAATATTAAAGTAAGAGAAGGGTATCCTCGATCAAATATATATAGATCGTTAGCATAGGTAGAAGGTTGAATTTTTAAAATATGGTCACAAGCCATACTTCGTTCAGAACTCCCATAAGGACTTATAATAGCATCTAAAGTTAATCCAGAGAGAGGATCGTATGCATAAGAAACTTGAGCCATCGGCATACAGTTATTGTTTTTTTGGTTACCACATGATCCATATTTCTCTAAAATAGAGATGCTCTCAGGTAACTGTAAAGTAGATCCATCTATCACAATTAAACGAAAACCGAGGTAAGTTGGAAACTTATTATCAGTGTAAAATTCACTAATTAAAGTATCATTCAATTTTACAAAGGCAATCGGTAATATTTTTTTTCGTGTCGTTGAAAGAAGTTGCTTAGATATGAACGTTAAAGTTAAAATTCCGCTAAATTTAATTAATTCGCTTTGTAGACTCCTCTTGGCTAGATTTAATATAAATACAATCAGAAGAGGAAATCTTAGGATGCGGTTTCTAGAAAAGTCTTTTTCGCTAGACCTACAAGCATTTTTGAATGTGGTACTTAAGAGCAGTTCTCGGCATTTTTCGAGAATTTCATGAGATCTTTTTTTCATGGTGTTTCCTTTGTTGGCTAACGGTGATTTGTAAGCCGATGGGAAATACCATGATTTTTCATTTAAATCAAAACTTTATTGATACATACCTTTGTTTTTAAATTAGTTATGTCTTATTTTGACGGCATTGGTTTAAAGCCCATAGTGACCCGCAAGGGACTGTCTAGTACCCACATCTTTTTATTGACTTAAAATTTCCTCGTAAACTTTCCTGTTAAACAAAAATACTTAACAGGAAGCTGCAAATGACAAAAAATCAAGCACCAGGATTTGGAAAAACTAATTTTAATGATAAACGACTTGACGACAGATTTGTAAAAATTTACGAAGAATTTAAAAAAAATCCCTCAGCTATCTTATCACACGTTTTTTTTAACTCTCATCAATGTAAAGCAGCTTATAGATTTTTTCAAATTCCAAAAATAACTGAAGAGGAAATGCTTAGATCTCATCATGATACTCTTTTTGATTTCTTAATTTCGGATAAGTGTGAAGAAATCCTTGAAATTCAAGACACAACTGAATGCGATTATACAAATCACCCAAAAACAGCGAATTTGGGAAAACTTGGATCATCTAAGGATTATAGAAATGGAATTAAGTGTCACAGCTCCTTAATTGTTACTGCTAA contains these protein-coding regions:
- a CDS encoding Transposase DDE domain protein; the encoded protein is MKKRSHEILEKCRELLLSTTFKNACRSSEKDFSRNRILRFPLLIVFILNLAKRSLQSELIKFSGILTLTFISKQLLSTTRKKILPIAFVKLNDTLISEFYTDNKFPTYLGFRLIVIDGSTLQLPESISILEKYGSCGNQKNNNCMPMAQVSYAYDPLSGLTLDAIISPYGSSERSMACDHILKIQPSTYANDLYIFDRGYPSLTLIFLLAQQRKNYLIRCTGTWLSEVRKLIKNQKRDTIIEISPKRLKGKKREDFKKRLPGVCLNSIQQMRVLIIDLPTGEQEFLITSLLDKDKFEYAMFIKLYHSRWGVEENYKFHKVRIEMENFSGESTQAIEQDFHATIFTANVRALLTNEAQEEMEEIFSKKMLKHDYKINQNIAIGILKDEIVKVLLTPESNLEVFCKRLKQDMKKNIVSIRPGRKYIRIKKTNRKYPMNMRRAL